A region from the Terriglobia bacterium genome encodes:
- a CDS encoding tetratricopeptide repeat protein — translation MTRSARVPDAAASTRALAALLLVGATILAFAPVLSAGFLIYDDERYVLRNPHIQEGFTADALRWAMSAGYASNWHPLTWLSHMLDWRLFGSSAGGHHLTSLLLHAANAAALFLLLDRMTGATGRSAFAAALFALHPLHVESVAWVAERKDVLSTLFWILATFSYVAWTRRGGIARYVQVAALLALGLSAKPMLVTLPLTLLILDGWPLGRFASGSGRAARLVAEKVPLLALSAVSAAVTLAVQAASPAVGSIQEFPLGARVGNALVAYAAYLGKAIWPTGLAVFYPHPGPSLALAKPAAAALLLAAVTALALAFRRTRPYLLAGWLWYLVTLVPVIGLVQVGEQAMADRYTYVPLIGPFIAIAWGVPDAARALLAAIRRGGAKGTETGRPLRWALLTGAGAVLLVLALLTRAQAATWKNSLTLFEHALAVTRGNHLAHLDLGAALAREGRSDEALAHYTEAVRLKPDDATAQYDLGAALAARGGDAKAMEHYAKALALDPGYAAPHNNLGILLAKQGRIDEAARHYAEAVRLRPDFAEAHFNLAVALHALGRDEEAWEEVEASTRLGIKPPEAFLKGLAGKRGGSPASR, via the coding sequence CTGTCGGCCGGATTCTTGATCTACGACGACGAGCGCTACGTCCTCAGGAACCCCCACATCCAGGAGGGATTCACCGCGGACGCCCTGCGCTGGGCGATGTCGGCCGGGTACGCGTCGAACTGGCATCCGCTGACGTGGCTCTCGCACATGCTCGATTGGCGCCTTTTCGGCTCCTCCGCCGGCGGGCACCACCTCACGAGCCTGCTCCTCCACGCGGCGAACGCCGCGGCGCTCTTCCTGCTCCTCGACAGGATGACAGGTGCGACCGGACGAAGCGCGTTCGCCGCGGCGCTGTTCGCGCTCCACCCGCTCCACGTCGAGTCGGTCGCCTGGGTGGCCGAGCGGAAGGACGTGCTGAGCACGCTGTTCTGGATCCTGGCGACCTTCAGCTACGTCGCGTGGACCCGGAGAGGAGGCATCGCGCGCTACGTGCAGGTCGCGGCGCTCCTCGCTCTCGGGCTCTCGGCGAAGCCGATGCTGGTCACCCTTCCCCTGACCCTGCTGATCCTCGACGGCTGGCCGCTCGGACGCTTTGCGTCCGGCAGCGGGCGCGCGGCGCGGCTCGTCGCGGAGAAGGTCCCGCTGCTGGCGCTCTCCGCAGTTTCCGCGGCGGTCACCCTGGCGGTCCAGGCGGCGAGCCCGGCTGTCGGCTCGATACAGGAGTTCCCGCTGGGTGCGCGGGTCGGCAACGCGCTGGTCGCTTATGCCGCGTACCTCGGCAAGGCGATCTGGCCCACGGGCCTCGCCGTGTTCTATCCCCACCCGGGGCCGTCGCTGGCTCTGGCGAAGCCGGCGGCCGCCGCGCTGCTCCTCGCGGCCGTCACCGCGCTCGCGCTCGCCTTCCGCCGGACGCGTCCCTATCTCCTCGCGGGCTGGCTCTGGTACCTCGTGACGCTCGTGCCGGTGATCGGCCTCGTGCAGGTGGGCGAGCAGGCCATGGCGGACCGGTACACCTACGTGCCCCTGATCGGCCCGTTCATCGCGATCGCCTGGGGGGTTCCCGACGCCGCTCGAGCGCTGCTCGCCGCCATCCGCCGGGGTGGGGCCAAGGGGACGGAGACCGGGCGGCCCCTGCGCTGGGCGCTCTTGACCGGCGCCGGTGCGGTCCTCCTGGTCCTGGCCCTCCTGACCCGGGCCCAGGCCGCGACCTGGAAGAACTCCCTGACCCTGTTCGAGCATGCTCTCGCCGTCACCCGCGGGAACCACCTGGCCCACCTCGACCTCGGCGCCGCGCTCGCGCGGGAGGGACGCTCCGACGAGGCGCTCGCCCACTACACGGAAGCGGTCCGGCTCAAGCCCGACGACGCCACGGCCCAGTACGATCTCGGTGCCGCTCTCGCCGCGCGGGGAGGGGACGCGAAGGCGATGGAGCACTACGCCAAGGCGCTCGCGCTCGACCCGGGGTACGCCGCCCCGCACAACAACCTGGGGATCCTGCTGGCGAAGCAGGGGAGGATCGACGAGGCCGCGCGCCACTACGCTGAAGCCGTTCGGCTCCGCCCGGACTTCGCGGAGGCGCACTTCAACCTCGCGGTGGCGCTCCACGCCCTCGGTCGGGACGAAGAAGCCTGGGAAGAGGTGGAGGCCTCGACGAGGCTCGGGATCAAGCCTCCTGAGGCGTTCCTGAAAGGTCTCGCCGGGAAGCGGGGCGGGAGCCCCGCCTCCCGATGA